A window from Ignavibacteriota bacterium encodes these proteins:
- a CDS encoding chemotaxis protein CheW, with protein MEKTANTTIITDELLQLVSFKIGDAEFGVDILRVQEINKMMELTVVPNTPNFVEGVVNLRGRIIPVLNLRSRLGLQVKEYNSETRIIVVEIEDKTIGFIVDEVKEVLRIPKSITEAPPEIVTGVDSDYITAIGKLEDRLIILLDLTKVLSTSEMNSL; from the coding sequence ATGGAAAAAACAGCAAATACAACAATAATAACCGACGAATTGCTGCAGCTTGTAAGCTTTAAAATTGGAGACGCTGAATTTGGAGTTGATATTCTACGAGTTCAAGAAATTAATAAAATGATGGAATTAACTGTTGTACCAAACACTCCAAATTTTGTTGAAGGAGTTGTAAATCTTAGAGGAAGAATAATTCCAGTTTTAAATTTAAGATCAAGACTTGGCTTACAGGTAAAAGAGTACAATTCCGAAACAAGAATAATTGTTGTTGAAATTGAAGATAAGACTATTGGATTTATTGTTGATGAAGTGAAAGAAGTATTAAGAATTCCAAAAAGTATTACCGAAGCTCCTCCGGAAATTGTTACAGGCGTAGATTCAGATTACATAACAGCAATTGGGAAATTAGAAGATCGCTTAATAATTTTGCTTGATTTAACAAAGGTACTGTCAACATCAGAAATGAATTCTTTATAG
- a CDS encoding 3-deoxy-D-manno-octulosonic acid transferase — translation MKTFWFYFYNFLILPFLKISLYFLSLFNKKIREGIKGRHRLFEKLIINLTEIDRSKKIIWIHSSSMGEFEQAKPIIEKIKSTSNVNILVTFFSPSGYNNSLKYPHSDIISYIPFDSFSNAKRFVSLVKPSAVLFMRYDFWPNFIWVLSKYKVATFIVDATMSKTSKRKLPVAISFHKVLFKDFLKILTISEKDKQNFIEFNIPEEKLAVVGDTRFDRVYQKSINAKSKDLFRLDIFKGKKVIALGSSWESDEEVIFPAILKLLKYDKNVVTIVVPHEPSIQRLEALEYTFREIPTIRFSYKNNYKDESIILVDSIGVLLTLYRYADLAYVGGSFKQGIHNVLEPAVYGIPVIFGPKNKNSQEARKMLKLGCGIEIKDRIEAYKVFRELLINDEKRKNIGEISKNYVEKNIGATEKIIYELIKVNIVKSQKQSM, via the coding sequence ATGAAAACATTTTGGTTTTACTTTTACAACTTTCTCATTCTGCCGTTTTTAAAAATTTCATTATACTTCTTAAGTTTGTTCAATAAAAAAATTAGAGAAGGAATAAAAGGAAGGCATCGACTTTTTGAAAAATTAATAATTAACTTGACCGAAATTGACCGAAGCAAAAAAATCATTTGGATTCATTCTTCATCGATGGGTGAGTTTGAACAAGCAAAACCAATAATTGAAAAAATAAAAAGTACATCAAATGTAAATATTTTAGTAACTTTTTTTTCTCCCTCCGGATATAATAATTCTTTAAAATATCCTCATTCAGATATTATTTCTTACATCCCTTTTGATTCGTTCAGCAATGCAAAAAGATTTGTAAGTTTAGTAAAACCTTCCGCAGTATTATTTATGAGATATGATTTCTGGCCTAATTTTATTTGGGTTTTAAGCAAATATAAAGTTGCAACTTTTATTGTTGATGCAACAATGAGTAAAACTTCAAAAAGAAAATTACCCGTGGCAATTAGTTTTCATAAAGTTTTATTTAAAGATTTTTTGAAAATTCTTACAATTAGTGAAAAGGATAAACAAAATTTTATTGAATTTAATATTCCCGAAGAAAAATTAGCTGTTGTTGGTGATACAAGATTTGACCGAGTTTATCAAAAAAGTATTAATGCAAAAAGTAAGGATTTGTTCAGACTAGATATTTTTAAAGGCAAAAAAGTTATCGCGTTAGGAAGTTCCTGGGAATCGGACGAAGAAGTAATATTTCCGGCAATATTAAAATTGTTAAAGTATGATAAAAATGTTGTCACAATTGTTGTTCCGCATGAACCTTCCATACAACGACTTGAAGCTTTAGAATACACTTTTAGAGAAATTCCAACAATAAGATTTTCATATAAAAATAATTATAAAGATGAATCAATAATTTTGGTTGATTCTATCGGAGTTTTGCTAACACTTTATCGTTATGCAGATTTAGCTTATGTTGGCGGAAGTTTTAAACAAGGAATTCACAATGTTTTAGAACCCGCTGTTTATGGAATTCCCGTAATTTTTGGTCCAAAAAATAAGAATAGTCAAGAAGCAAGAAAAATGTTAAAACTCGGTTGTGGAATTGAAATTAAAGATAGAATTGAAGCTTATAAAGTTTTTAGAGAATTACTAATTAATGATGAAAAAAGAAAAAATATTGGTGAAATTTCAAAAAATTATGTCGAAAAAAATATTGGCGCAACTGAAAAAATTATTTATGAATTAATAAAAGTGAACATTGTTAAGAGTCAAAAACAATCAATGTAG
- a CDS encoding glycosyltransferase family 9 protein: protein MNLGKINKILIIRLSSLGDILLTSPLIRSLNNQFPNLKIDFLLREEYKDAVIFNPNLNSVISLNRKDNSLTVISREFLTAKSKNKVVNLSSQNYDLVIDLQNNLRSRKLSKGISKEILRFKKPSIEKFLLVKFKWNLFKEIIPIPVRYANTIPNFNLDEKGLEIFIGKSEQIKIDENIIGFCPGSRHKTKMWKEEYFVELGNMFSNFEKTILLFGGKDDKEICEKISNKIPNSVNLSNDDELLKTAEVMKKCKVVICNDSGLMHLALAVNIPVIAIFGSTVKEFGFAPYKGKSLVLENNSLSCRPCSHIGLAECPQKHFKCMLDITPQFVFQKTSEFIKNI from the coding sequence GTGAATTTAGGTAAAATTAATAAAATCTTAATAATTAGATTAAGCTCTCTCGGCGATATATTATTAACTTCGCCATTAATTCGTTCGCTTAATAATCAATTTCCAAATTTGAAAATAGATTTTTTATTGCGTGAAGAATATAAAGATGCAGTAATTTTTAATCCAAATCTCAATTCAGTAATTTCATTAAACAGAAAAGATAATTCATTAACAGTCATTTCGAGGGAATTTTTAACTGCGAAATCAAAAAATAAAGTCGTAAATCTTTCTTCTCAAAATTATGATTTGGTAATTGATCTTCAGAATAATTTAAGAAGCAGAAAATTATCTAAAGGAATTTCTAAAGAAATTTTGAGATTTAAAAAACCATCGATTGAGAAATTTTTATTGGTAAAATTTAAATGGAATCTTTTTAAAGAAATAATTCCAATTCCGGTTAGATATGCAAATACAATTCCCAATTTTAACTTAGATGAAAAAGGTTTGGAAATTTTTATTGGGAAAAGTGAACAAATTAAAATTGATGAAAATATAATTGGTTTTTGTCCAGGTTCCCGACATAAAACAAAAATGTGGAAAGAAGAATATTTTGTAGAATTGGGAAATATGTTTTCCAATTTCGAAAAAACAATTTTACTTTTTGGCGGAAAAGATGATAAGGAAATTTGCGAAAAAATATCTAATAAAATTCCTAATTCAGTAAACTTATCAAACGATGATGAATTATTGAAAACTGCTGAAGTAATGAAAAAATGTAAAGTTGTAATTTGTAATGATTCCGGTTTAATGCATTTGGCATTGGCTGTAAATATTCCAGTAATTGCAATTTTTGGTTCAACTGTTAAAGAATTTGGTTTTGCACCTTATAAAGGAAAAAGTTTAGTTTTGGAAAATAATTCGTTATCTTGTAGACCATGCAGTCATATTGGGTTGGCGGAATGTCCGCAAAAACATTTTAAATGCATGCTTGATATAACTCCGCAATTTGTATTTCAAAAAACTTCGGAATTTATAAAAAATATATGA
- a CDS encoding saccharopine dehydrogenase NADP-binding domain-containing protein, with translation MKKVLILGAGQSAPFLIQYLLTEAEKNNWFVTVCDRDVKLAERSVNNHPNGNAIDFDVNDEIQRENQIKNCDIVVNFLAPMFQFLIATECVKFKKHMVTASYENPKVAELNSAAVENDILILNEMGLDPGIDNMSAMKILTAIREKDGEIKSFISYGSALPAPEVKSNPLNYCITWNPANVVTAGEAGAQYLENGKMKILPYHQVFNRTWNVEIENLGKFEAYPNRDSLLYQKVFKLENSQTVIRGTLRNPGWAETWIQLIKLGLTQGTLLLPEVENLSYRDFTEMYLPQNISGTNLELKIANYLGINPTGIIMKNLEFLGLFSNEKIGSNFKNSVELMTELIKRKLPLPKGERDMVILHHEIEAEYPNNKKEKIISTLVDYGDPKNNMTAIAKTVGAPAAIAVKLLLQNELKLKGCHIPTHPEIYPKILNELKMLNLEFCEKRFEIN, from the coding sequence ATGAAAAAAGTTCTTATTCTCGGTGCAGGACAAAGCGCACCTTTTCTAATTCAATATCTTCTTACAGAAGCAGAAAAAAATAATTGGTTTGTTACAGTTTGTGATCGTGATGTAAAACTTGCTGAAAGATCTGTAAATAATCATCCAAACGGAAATGCAATTGATTTTGATGTAAACGATGAAATTCAAAGAGAAAATCAAATTAAAAATTGTGATATTGTTGTAAATTTTTTAGCTCCGATGTTTCAATTTTTAATTGCAACCGAATGTGTGAAATTTAAAAAACATATGGTTACCGCTTCATATGAAAATCCAAAAGTTGCTGAATTGAATAGTGCAGCAGTGGAAAATGATATACTGATATTGAACGAAATGGGTTTAGATCCCGGAATTGATAATATGTCGGCAATGAAAATTTTAACCGCGATTAGAGAAAAAGATGGCGAAATAAAAAGTTTTATTTCGTACGGAAGTGCATTACCGGCTCCGGAAGTAAAATCAAATCCGCTAAATTATTGTATTACTTGGAATCCGGCAAATGTTGTAACAGCCGGAGAAGCCGGTGCTCAATATTTAGAAAATGGTAAAATGAAAATTCTTCCTTATCATCAAGTATTTAATAGAACTTGGAATGTTGAAATTGAAAATCTGGGAAAATTCGAAGCTTATCCAAACAGAGATTCATTACTCTATCAAAAAGTTTTTAAACTTGAAAATTCTCAAACGGTAATTAGAGGAACATTGAGAAATCCCGGTTGGGCTGAAACTTGGATTCAGTTAATTAAATTAGGATTAACACAAGGAACTTTATTATTACCAGAAGTTGAAAATTTATCTTATAGAGATTTTACCGAAATGTATTTACCTCAAAATATTTCCGGAACAAATTTGGAATTAAAAATTGCAAATTATTTGGGTATCAATCCAACCGGAATTATTATGAAAAATTTGGAATTTCTTGGTCTTTTCAGCAATGAAAAAATTGGTAGCAATTTTAAAAATTCAGTTGAATTAATGACTGAATTAATCAAACGAAAATTACCTTTACCAAAAGGTGAAAGAGATATGGTTATTCTTCATCATGAAATTGAAGCTGAATATCCAAATAATAAAAAAGAAAAAATAATTTCTACATTGGTTGATTATGGTGATCCAAAAAATAATATGACTGCGATTGCAAAAACTGTAGGAGCTCCAGCGGCTATTGCCGTTAAATTACTTTTACAAAATGAATTAAAATTGAAAGGATGTCATATTCCAACTCACCCAGAAATTTATCCAAAAATTTTGAATGAATTAAAAATGTTAAATTTAGAATTTTGTGAAAAAAGATTTGAAATAAATTAA
- a CDS encoding methyl-accepting chemotaxis protein, whose translation MKNLFSVYKFTSVKSMIYNRAFIIGALMILSTIVLLFRFNELNHKSDALCNYYEQVVKGNQEYSTEKIEELKSTSPIISIIFWGSLVVLSVVLLLIANQIINYIVNTVSVIEQQIRYLRNGNLSERITNIKQKDEFGKICWDLNDATDQFEALVKELLTSINYVSQKKYFRPVLTKGLKGSFSIRLNEADSLLRKYTQTLIREKKEIEEKASELLGAMDKFSKGDLTEQLKVDNETELMGRLFTGFNNSVSNIHQMIEHLNEAVNSTINASTQIAAAIEEMAAASEEQSRQTNDITSAVDEMIKTVTETTKNTSTAAESARNAGFLAQEGSDVVSKAVNAMGQIANIVSQASSKVVGLGKDSDKIGEIIKVIDEIADQTNLLALNAAIEAARAGEHGRGFAVVADEVRKLAERTSKSTEEIASMIQQIQTATTTVVKSINDGNKEVESGISLAESAGKAILDIVNTTNNVVDEINQVATASEEQSLTSGQIAKNIEAVNNVISETLLGIQQTARAADDLNNMTGNLQELISKFKIKKQHSYNEKFALKKHHKIYEHAEVH comes from the coding sequence ATGAAGAATTTATTTTCAGTTTATAAGTTTACTTCCGTAAAAAGTATGATTTATAACCGCGCATTTATAATTGGTGCGCTGATGATTTTATCAACTATAGTTTTATTATTCAGATTTAATGAATTGAATCATAAAAGTGATGCTTTATGCAATTATTATGAACAAGTTGTAAAAGGAAATCAAGAATATTCCACTGAAAAAATTGAAGAATTAAAATCTACATCACCAATTATTTCAATAATTTTTTGGGGAAGTTTAGTTGTACTTTCGGTAGTTCTGCTTTTAATTGCTAATCAAATCATTAATTATATCGTTAATACGGTTTCGGTTATTGAACAGCAAATTAGATATCTACGGAACGGAAATCTTTCGGAAAGAATTACAAATATTAAACAAAAAGATGAATTCGGAAAAATCTGCTGGGATTTGAATGATGCAACAGATCAATTTGAAGCTTTGGTTAAAGAATTGTTGACTTCAATAAACTATGTTTCCCAGAAAAAATATTTTAGACCCGTTTTAACTAAAGGTTTAAAAGGATCGTTTTCTATAAGATTAAATGAAGCTGATTCACTTTTAAGAAAGTATACCCAGACACTTATTAGAGAAAAGAAAGAAATTGAAGAAAAAGCTTCTGAACTTTTGGGAGCGATGGATAAATTCTCAAAAGGTGATTTAACTGAACAATTAAAAGTTGATAACGAAACCGAACTTATGGGTAGATTATTTACCGGTTTTAATAATTCTGTAAGCAATATTCATCAAATGATTGAACATTTAAATGAAGCAGTAAATTCAACAATAAATGCAAGTACACAAATTGCTGCGGCAATTGAAGAAATGGCTGCTGCTTCGGAAGAGCAAAGCCGACAAACAAATGATATTACATCTGCAGTTGATGAAATGATTAAAACAGTTACAGAAACAACCAAGAACACTTCTACCGCAGCTGAATCTGCAAGAAATGCTGGATTCTTAGCTCAAGAAGGAAGCGATGTTGTTAGCAAAGCAGTAAATGCAATGGGACAAATTGCAAACATAGTTTCACAAGCTTCATCAAAAGTTGTTGGATTAGGAAAAGACAGCGATAAAATTGGTGAAATAATAAAAGTAATTGATGAAATTGCTGATCAGACAAATTTACTTGCCCTTAATGCCGCAATAGAAGCAGCAAGAGCCGGCGAGCACGGAAGAGGTTTTGCAGTAGTTGCCGATGAAGTTAGAAAATTAGCAGAAAGAACTTCAAAATCTACAGAAGAAATTGCTTCAATGATTCAACAAATTCAAACAGCAACAACAACTGTTGTTAAATCAATAAATGATGGAAATAAAGAAGTTGAATCCGGAATTAGTTTAGCGGAAAGTGCTGGAAAAGCAATTTTAGATATTGTAAACACAACAAATAATGTTGTAGATGAAATTAATCAAGTTGCAACTGCAAGCGAAGAACAGTCTTTAACATCCGGACAAATTGCAAAAAATATAGAAGCCGTAAATAATGTTATTTCCGAAACTTTATTGGGAATTCAACAAACTGCAAGAGCTGCCGATGATTTAAACAATATGACCGGAAATTTGCAAGAATTGATTAGCAAATTCAAAATTAAAAAGCAGCATTCGTATAATGAAAAATTTGCATTAAAGAAGCATCATAAAATATATGAACACGCTGAAGTTCATTAA